One stretch of Lacrimispora sphenoides DNA includes these proteins:
- a CDS encoding ABC transporter substrate-binding protein gives MKKTVTRVLSMALCLAVLSGCTAKSASTETPASAAGEAASAEDKPEAGKEEEPAPAAGETKTIIDQGGNEVVIPVNIERVAIASLWPLPSVYVLYQGSGAKLVGMHPASKSAAEHSLLMKVAPELKDVDTSFIQGGEVNVEELIKLKPDVIFCNANNAKEREVLLKTGIPVVGFSTSIAGFDTVETVNQWVELLGEIFDEPDKVAGITDYGREVAADIEKRLKDVKEEDKPKVMIIYHYKDGVFQTSGNQFFGQYWCDATGAISVSKDIPGSGVDLTMEQIYEWDPDIIYVTNFSPYLPQDFYDSSIEGFDWSPVKAVREHKVYKFPLGMYRWFPPSSDSSLCLYWMAQKNHPEVFADLDLNQTIKDFYLKYYHVELTDEEMEGMFNPPREAADGV, from the coding sequence ATGAAAAAAACAGTAACGCGTGTATTGAGCATGGCTCTGTGCCTGGCTGTATTATCCGGCTGTACGGCTAAGTCAGCTTCCACGGAGACTCCGGCCTCAGCAGCCGGAGAAGCGGCATCAGCGGAAGACAAACCCGAGGCCGGGAAAGAGGAAGAACCCGCACCGGCAGCCGGCGAGACCAAGACGATCATTGACCAGGGCGGTAATGAGGTGGTCATTCCGGTTAATATTGAGCGTGTGGCGATTGCGTCCTTATGGCCGCTGCCGTCGGTTTATGTATTGTATCAGGGTTCAGGCGCAAAACTGGTGGGCATGCATCCAGCTTCTAAAAGTGCGGCAGAACATTCTTTGTTGATGAAAGTGGCTCCTGAATTAAAGGATGTGGATACTTCCTTTATACAGGGCGGTGAGGTTAATGTGGAAGAACTCATTAAATTGAAGCCTGATGTGATCTTTTGCAACGCCAACAATGCAAAAGAAAGGGAAGTGCTGTTAAAGACAGGTATACCGGTGGTTGGCTTCAGCACTTCCATTGCCGGGTTTGATACGGTGGAAACAGTGAATCAATGGGTCGAACTGTTGGGAGAAATATTTGATGAGCCGGATAAGGTAGCCGGTATTACTGATTACGGACGTGAAGTGGCCGCTGATATTGAAAAACGTTTAAAGGATGTAAAAGAGGAAGATAAACCGAAAGTAATGATTATTTATCATTATAAAGACGGGGTATTCCAGACCTCCGGCAACCAGTTCTTCGGTCAGTACTGGTGCGATGCAACCGGAGCCATCAGCGTATCAAAAGATATTCCCGGATCAGGTGTGGATCTGACCATGGAACAGATCTATGAGTGGGATCCGGATATTATCTATGTAACAAACTTCAGTCCATACCTGCCTCAGGATTTTTATGACAGCAGTATTGAAGGATTTGACTGGAGTCCGGTTAAGGCCGTACGGGAACATAAAGTTTATAAATTCCCTCTGGGGATGTACCGCTGGTTCCCGCCGTCTTCCGATTCTTCTCTTTGCCTTTATTGGATGGCCCAGAAAAATCACCCGGAAGTTTTTGCTGATCTTGATTTGAACCAGACAATTAAAGACTTTTATCTGAAATATTATCATGTAGAGCTTACGGATGAAGAGATGGAAGGCATGTTTAATCCTCCCCGTGAAGCAGCAGACGGAGTATAA
- the cooS gene encoding anaerobic carbon-monoxide dehydrogenase catalytic subunit — translation MPETVLEKTEGRVSYHDSVEEMLVRIRDDGLSSVFSRWDEQEKIRCKFCLQGLSCQLCTNGPCRINEEKGPEKGVCGIGADAMAMRNLLMRNIMGAATYAHHAYEAFRTLKETGKGNTVFQIADVNKLKWMCEKTGINTNQDVNQMAVCLAEFLDKEMKISPDEKSVMVEVFSPKKRKKIWEDLHIYPSGVEHEVQNSIASCLTNVDGDYVSLATKALRLGLSTIYTAQIGLEMTQDILFGTPMPHEVDVDLGIMDPDYVNIAFNGHQPWIGVAALQMARMQKYQDMAKQAGAKGIHIVGSIETGQELLQRFEMDDVFVGLMGNWLSIEPFLATGTVDAFVMEENCSPPAIDQYAEKYQVALVSVSTIIGVPGTEHKMPYYPGKAEEMAETCINVAIENFKKRHEKIKPMVPKYKQKAIAGFSTEAVLNAIGNDLNNLVDVIAKGQLKGIVALANCSTLRNGPQDWNTVNLTKELIKKDILVVAGGCGNHGLEVAGMCNLDAIDQAGEELQGVCRALGIPPVLSFGTCTDTGRISMLVTALADHLDADISDLPIAVTAPEWMEQKATIDGLFAIAYGAYTHLSPTPFITGAPKLVKLLTEDVESLTGGKVALGDDPVQVANDIEDHIMKKRRNMGLN, via the coding sequence ATGCCAGAGACGGTTTTAGAAAAAACAGAAGGTCGGGTAAGCTATCATGACTCCGTGGAAGAGATGCTGGTCAGAATAAGGGATGATGGATTATCAAGCGTATTTTCCAGATGGGACGAGCAGGAAAAGATACGATGCAAATTTTGCCTGCAGGGACTAAGCTGTCAATTATGTACCAATGGACCTTGCAGAATCAATGAAGAAAAAGGACCGGAAAAAGGTGTTTGCGGAATTGGGGCTGATGCCATGGCCATGAGAAATCTTCTTATGCGAAACATTATGGGAGCTGCCACCTATGCCCATCATGCTTACGAGGCCTTTCGGACTTTAAAAGAAACAGGAAAAGGCAATACCGTTTTTCAGATTGCGGACGTTAACAAATTAAAATGGATGTGTGAAAAAACCGGGATCAATACAAACCAGGATGTGAACCAGATGGCTGTCTGCCTGGCAGAATTTCTTGACAAGGAGATGAAAATAAGCCCTGACGAGAAAAGTGTTATGGTGGAAGTCTTTTCACCGAAAAAACGAAAAAAGATCTGGGAAGACTTACACATTTACCCATCAGGCGTTGAACACGAAGTACAGAACAGCATTGCAAGCTGCCTTACCAACGTAGATGGCGATTACGTTTCCCTGGCAACAAAAGCTCTGCGCTTGGGTCTTTCCACGATTTACACTGCGCAGATTGGTCTTGAAATGACCCAGGATATATTATTTGGAACTCCGATGCCTCATGAAGTGGATGTGGATTTGGGAATTATGGACCCTGACTACGTAAATATTGCATTTAATGGACATCAGCCCTGGATTGGGGTTGCCGCTTTACAGATGGCAAGGATGCAGAAGTATCAGGATATGGCAAAGCAGGCCGGAGCAAAGGGAATTCACATCGTAGGCTCCATTGAGACCGGACAGGAATTGCTGCAACGGTTTGAAATGGATGATGTGTTCGTGGGCCTTATGGGTAACTGGTTATCCATTGAACCGTTTTTAGCGACAGGAACGGTGGATGCATTTGTAATGGAAGAAAACTGTTCTCCTCCTGCCATCGATCAATATGCGGAAAAGTATCAGGTAGCGCTGGTAAGTGTCAGCACAATTATCGGTGTTCCCGGCACAGAGCATAAGATGCCATATTATCCGGGCAAGGCGGAGGAAATGGCGGAGACGTGCATTAACGTTGCCATTGAGAACTTTAAGAAAAGGCATGAAAAGATCAAGCCCATGGTACCAAAATACAAGCAAAAAGCCATTGCCGGATTTTCCACGGAAGCAGTGTTAAATGCAATCGGGAATGATTTAAATAATCTGGTGGATGTCATCGCAAAAGGCCAGCTAAAAGGAATTGTTGCCCTGGCAAACTGTTCCACATTGAGAAACGGGCCTCAGGATTGGAATACGGTAAATTTAACAAAAGAACTGATTAAAAAAGACATCCTTGTAGTTGCAGGAGGCTGCGGAAACCATGGATTAGAGGTTGCAGGAATGTGCAATTTAGACGCCATCGATCAGGCAGGAGAAGAACTGCAGGGAGTGTGCAGGGCATTGGGAATTCCTCCTGTGTTAAGCTTTGGAACCTGCACGGATACAGGAAGGATTTCCATGCTTGTAACGGCCCTGGCCGACCATCTGGATGCCGACATTTCTGACCTTCCTATTGCAGTGACAGCACCGGAGTGGATGGAACAGAAGGCAACCATAGATGGCTTATTTGCCATAGCATACGGAGCCTATACCCATCTTTCTCCCACTCCCTTTATCACTGGCGCACCAAAGCTTGTAAAGCTGCTCACAGAAGATGTAGAGAGCCTGACCGGCGGAAAAGTGGCGTTAGGTGATGACCCGGTACAGGTAGCCAATGATATTGAAGATCATATCATGAAAAAAAGACGGAACATGGGCTTGAATTAG
- a CDS encoding Crp/Fnr family transcriptional regulator — protein MTQRKKDLEFLKTTELFQGMNVGGMEYGTCNLKKGSLVSNRYQGEKSIGIVVTGEITVSSVTPDGKELTLRQIYPKDCFGICTVFTHAEMPNTLQCMCPTTVLYIKKSELLKVLKRDPELMLHIMTIFNKKILFLQKKVEMLNTTSAKARLADYLVSHANSNGVVSLRTGKTGLCSSLGISRATLYRELDNFRLSQAIEYTEQKIVIRDVSHLRQFSQCHLDSKAASC, from the coding sequence GTGACACAACGGAAAAAAGACCTGGAATTTTTAAAAACCACAGAATTATTCCAGGGAATGAATGTGGGGGGGATGGAGTATGGAACGTGCAATTTAAAAAAAGGCAGCCTGGTCAGCAACCGTTATCAGGGAGAAAAATCCATCGGTATTGTAGTAACCGGCGAGATTACCGTCTCTTCGGTCACCCCGGATGGAAAAGAATTAACCTTGAGACAGATTTACCCGAAAGATTGTTTTGGGATCTGCACGGTTTTTACTCATGCCGAGATGCCCAACACACTGCAGTGCATGTGTCCCACTACCGTATTGTACATAAAGAAAAGTGAACTTTTAAAGGTGTTAAAGAGGGATCCGGAGCTGATGCTTCATATCATGACAATATTTAATAAAAAGATACTATTTCTGCAGAAGAAAGTCGAAATGCTTAATACAACCTCTGCCAAAGCCCGGCTGGCTGATTATTTAGTGAGTCATGCCAACAGCAATGGGGTGGTTTCCCTGCGCACGGGAAAGACCGGATTATGCTCCAGTCTGGGGATCAGCCGTGCAACCTTGTACCGGGAACTGGACAACTTCCGCCTTTCCCAGGCAATCGAGTATACGGAACAGAAGATTGTAATCAGGGATGTATCTCATTTGAGACAGTTTTCCCAGTGTCATCTTGACTCCAAGGCGGCTTCATGTTAG
- a CDS encoding nitrogenase component 1, with amino-acid sequence MMHKLSIQLPPFAPDYSGVCSALFALGGLLVIHDASGCTGNYTGYDEPRWYDSRSLVYCSGLREMDAILGNDEKFIQKIENAANDLKPNFLCFLGSPVPMVIGTDLEGIAAELEERTGIPSIGLATTGLHYYDKGISDAYIAFAKKFFPSPQEVSPSGDSINILGLTPLDFSNNSNAVDLIGELEKRGFTIQADFSMISDFHKVCQAPSAGVNLVVSKSGLGLAEYMKKRYQIPYVTGVPAGEPAADRLAVMLKETMKDKQERVLETAANETSQILMIGEEVLIRSMAFHLQEEMGIRDIQPAVLFGGTQGVYRQASLSLNSESDIRKLVNSGRYHTIIADPLIRQLIREKESVRFIELPHVAVSSKVCWDHAPQLMGKRLSGSLFSFQ; translated from the coding sequence ATGATGCATAAACTTTCGATACAACTGCCTCCCTTTGCTCCTGATTATTCCGGTGTATGCTCTGCCCTGTTTGCGCTGGGCGGACTGCTGGTAATTCATGATGCTTCCGGCTGCACGGGGAATTATACCGGTTATGATGAACCCAGATGGTATGATTCCCGCAGCCTGGTGTACTGTTCAGGACTCAGGGAAATGGATGCGATCCTAGGCAATGATGAAAAATTTATACAAAAGATAGAAAACGCCGCAAATGATCTGAAGCCAAACTTTCTTTGCTTTCTTGGAAGTCCGGTTCCCATGGTTATTGGAACGGATCTGGAGGGAATAGCGGCAGAACTGGAAGAGCGTACTGGAATTCCTTCTATCGGACTGGCAACAACCGGTTTACATTACTACGATAAAGGGATCTCAGACGCTTACATAGCTTTTGCAAAAAAGTTCTTTCCGTCACCGCAGGAGGTCAGCCCGTCAGGGGACAGTATCAATATTCTGGGACTGACACCCCTTGATTTCTCCAACAACAGCAATGCAGTTGACTTGATTGGCGAACTGGAGAAACGGGGCTTTACCATTCAGGCGGATTTCTCTATGATATCTGATTTCCATAAGGTTTGCCAGGCACCGTCTGCCGGTGTAAACCTGGTGGTGTCAAAGAGCGGTCTTGGCCTGGCAGAATACATGAAAAAACGATATCAAATTCCTTACGTGACAGGGGTTCCGGCCGGGGAGCCGGCGGCGGACCGTTTGGCGGTAATGCTGAAAGAAACAATGAAAGATAAGCAGGAGAGGGTATTGGAAACGGCAGCAAATGAAACGAGTCAGATTCTGATGATCGGTGAAGAGGTTCTGATCCGGTCGATGGCGTTTCATCTTCAGGAAGAGATGGGAATAAGGGATATTCAGCCGGCGGTTTTATTCGGAGGAACACAAGGAGTGTACCGGCAGGCCAGCCTTTCCTTAAATAGTGAGAGTGATATCAGAAAACTGGTGAACAGTGGAAGATATCATACCATTATAGCTGATCCGCTGATCCGGCAGCTGATCCGGGAAAAAGAAAGTGTGCGATTCATTGAGCTGCCTCATGTAGCGGTTTCCAGCAAAGTATGCTGGGACCATGCACCTCAGCTCATGGGAAAACGATTGAGTGGAAGCTTATTTAGCTTTCAATGA
- a CDS encoding FAD-dependent oxidoreductase: MGKRVLIVGGVAGGASAAARIRRLDADASITIFERGEHVSFSNCSLPYYLSRTVEDKDYLVLMTPEGFESSYDIEVRVNSEVCGIDRTLRKIRIKDSVSGREYEESYDELVLSPGSYPIRPKSIVGVSLPHVFTVRNVNDIADLDQYVAREEIRSVVVIGGGFIGLEVAENLKSAGKQVAVAEAASQIMAPFDYDMSQILQKELYDQGVELAVGDGVKAITEDTVILNSGRELPCDAVVLSIGVLPETELAKQAGLEIGETGAIKVTPDYRTSDPHIYAVGDAIEVYQRLTHKPTRLPLAGPALRQARAAADAMYGMSTRNNGVIGSCAVRLFELNAAATGLNERTAKANNIPCDSVYTMAMDKVGLMPGSFPMHFKLVFEVPTGRVLGAQAIGKGNVDKRIDVIATLIAMNGTLEDLKELELCYSPVFGTARDVVNLAALVALNVLHGVSKQVHVSEVRELVGNKACIIDVRGRDEFEMGHLIGAVNIPLGELRQRVSEIPHDRPVYLHCRTSQRSYNASMALKGRGFDNIINISGSFLGISYYEYFMDMTTGREKILTEYNFL; this comes from the coding sequence ATGGGTAAACGTGTTCTTATTGTGGGGGGTGTTGCCGGCGGTGCTTCCGCCGCAGCCAGAATCAGGCGTCTGGATGCAGATGCGTCCATAACCATATTTGAACGGGGAGAGCATGTATCCTTTTCCAACTGCTCACTTCCCTATTATTTAAGCAGGACCGTAGAAGATAAGGATTATCTGGTGCTGATGACTCCGGAGGGTTTTGAGAGTTCCTATGATATCGAGGTGCGTGTTAACAGTGAGGTGTGCGGCATTGACCGCACCCTCAGGAAAATACGTATTAAAGACAGTGTATCCGGCCGGGAATATGAAGAATCATATGATGAGCTGGTGCTTTCGCCAGGATCATATCCTATCCGGCCTAAGTCAATCGTGGGAGTGTCTCTCCCTCATGTATTCACAGTGCGCAATGTGAATGATATTGCAGATCTGGATCAATATGTTGCCAGAGAAGAAATACGCAGTGTGGTTGTAATCGGAGGCGGCTTTATCGGCCTTGAGGTGGCAGAAAATCTGAAATCTGCAGGAAAGCAGGTAGCTGTGGCAGAGGCAGCCAGCCAGATCATGGCACCTTTTGATTACGATATGAGCCAGATTCTGCAAAAAGAGCTCTATGATCAGGGCGTGGAACTGGCTGTGGGTGACGGTGTTAAGGCTATCACAGAGGATACGGTAATCTTAAACTCAGGCAGGGAGCTGCCTTGCGATGCAGTGGTGCTCTCCATTGGTGTACTGCCGGAGACAGAGCTTGCAAAGCAGGCAGGCCTGGAAATCGGTGAGACCGGTGCAATCAAGGTCACACCGGATTACCGCACCAGTGACCCGCATATCTATGCAGTGGGTGATGCCATCGAGGTCTACCAGCGTCTGACCCACAAACCAACCAGGCTCCCTCTGGCTGGTCCGGCTCTGCGCCAGGCAAGGGCAGCCGCTGATGCCATGTATGGCATGTCCACCAGGAATAACGGAGTCATTGGTTCCTGTGCTGTCAGACTGTTCGAGTTGAATGCTGCTGCCACAGGTTTAAATGAGAGAACCGCAAAAGCAAATAATATACCATGTGATTCTGTCTACACCATGGCCATGGATAAGGTAGGCCTGATGCCCGGCAGTTTTCCCATGCACTTTAAGCTTGTATTCGAGGTACCCACAGGAAGGGTCCTGGGAGCCCAGGCCATCGGCAAGGGAAATGTAGACAAACGGATCGACGTTATCGCAACCCTTATTGCAATGAACGGAACACTTGAGGACTTAAAAGAGCTGGAACTCTGCTACTCGCCAGTGTTCGGCACAGCGAGGGATGTGGTTAATCTGGCTGCGCTGGTGGCACTCAATGTCCTGCACGGTGTCTCTAAACAGGTTCATGTAAGTGAAGTGCGGGAACTGGTGGGGAACAAAGCATGCATCATCGATGTGAGAGGCCGTGATGAGTTTGAGATGGGACATCTCATTGGAGCCGTGAATATCCCCTTAGGTGAACTCAGGCAGCGTGTATCGGAAATTCCTCATGACAGGCCGGTATACTTACACTGCAGAACCAGCCAGAGAAGCTATAATGCATCCATGGCGTTAAAGGGCCGTGGTTTTGACAATATCATTAATATTTCCGGTTCCTTCCTGGGAATCAGTTATTATGAATACTTTATGGATATGACTACGGGACGGGAGAAGATACTAACGGAATATAATTTTCTATAG
- a CDS encoding cation:dicarboxylate symporter family transporter, with protein sequence MAVYISVICFLIYLGVLFVLQKKGKSFNVRVVAGLFGGIIFGAILKTVADDAAVSESLRWISLVGTAYTKLLKMMVIPLIFVSIVCAIINQKSGKNLGKITALVLVILLSTAAISAVVGGVTAKAFGVSAEGLEIGEAESKKTSQLEEKAKEGLSIEDTIIDIIPSNPIYALTGQGSNATLSVVLFAAFLGIGVIGVRTYAPEQAEFFGKLMNSLNTLVVEVVMMIIMLTPFGIFSLMTKTIAGSDYTSILRLVTFVLASYTAIFIMFIIHGLILAAVGVSPLTYFKKAMTTLVFAFTSRTSAGTLPLTIRTLTDEMGVDNGVSNLAGSLSTSIGQNGCAAIYPAMLVVMVAPAVGQQITPSFFILMVVVITFASIGIAGVGGGATFAGITVLSALGLPVGLAGLLVGIEPVIDMARTALNVSDGMVTGLVAAKLTNNIDMTVYNDKSLNLEKKPASAKGNS encoded by the coding sequence ATGGCTGTTTATATAAGTGTAATCTGTTTTTTAATCTATCTGGGTGTTCTGTTTGTATTACAGAAAAAAGGCAAATCTTTTAATGTACGTGTAGTAGCCGGTCTGTTCGGTGGTATTATATTTGGTGCGATCTTAAAGACAGTGGCAGATGATGCAGCGGTTTCTGAGAGTCTGCGCTGGATCAGCCTGGTGGGTACTGCATATACCAAGCTTTTAAAGATGATGGTCATCCCGTTGATTTTTGTATCCATCGTGTGTGCTATCATAAACCAGAAGTCAGGCAAGAACCTTGGCAAGATTACAGCTCTTGTACTGGTAATTCTCCTGTCAACGGCAGCAATTTCAGCAGTGGTAGGCGGTGTTACAGCTAAGGCATTTGGCGTCAGCGCAGAGGGACTGGAGATTGGCGAGGCTGAGAGTAAGAAGACTTCCCAGCTGGAAGAGAAGGCTAAGGAGGGCCTTTCCATAGAAGATACCATTATCGATATCATTCCATCCAACCCGATCTATGCCCTGACCGGACAGGGTAGCAATGCAACTCTTTCCGTTGTGCTCTTTGCAGCATTCCTGGGAATCGGAGTGATCGGGGTACGGACCTATGCCCCGGAACAGGCAGAGTTTTTCGGGAAACTAATGAATTCGCTGAATACCTTGGTGGTGGAAGTGGTCATGATGATTATTATGCTGACGCCATTCGGCATCTTTTCATTGATGACCAAGACCATTGCAGGAAGTGACTATACCAGTATCCTGCGGCTTGTAACCTTTGTTCTTGCTTCCTATACAGCTATATTTATCATGTTCATCATTCACGGACTGATACTGGCTGCCGTGGGAGTCAGCCCTCTTACATATTTTAAGAAGGCCATGACAACCCTTGTATTTGCATTTACCTCCCGTACCAGTGCAGGAACCCTGCCGCTGACCATCAGGACCTTAACAGATGAGATGGGTGTGGATAACGGAGTTTCCAACTTGGCAGGTTCCCTCAGTACTTCCATCGGACAGAACGGCTGCGCGGCTATTTATCCTGCCATGCTGGTAGTCATGGTGGCTCCTGCTGTGGGCCAGCAAATTACCCCATCTTTCTTTATTCTGATGGTAGTCGTCATCACGTTTGCTTCCATTGGTATCGCCGGTGTAGGCGGTGGCGCAACCTTTGCAGGTATCACCGTGTTATCCGCACTTGGACTCCCGGTTGGTCTCGCAGGTCTGCTGGTAGGAATTGAGCCTGTCATCGACATGGCCAGGACTGCCCTGAATGTCAGCGATGGTATGGTGACCGGTTTAGTAGCTGCAAAACTAACCAATAATATAGATATGACAGTATATAATGACAAGTCGCTGAACCTGGAAAAGAAGCCGGCTTCAGCAAAGGGAAATTCATAA
- a CDS encoding nitrogenase component 1, giving the protein MKTDCSTLHYTSPAHGGWGVVRLAMLVPESYQLFVCPFACGRHGALGAIGHGLKDRLSYLYIDESDIVSGGYEDLIPEAVAELLETLEKKPKVLMIFVSCLDDLLGTDHESILAVLREQHEDVRFTFCHMNPITLDTDNPPPVNIRRKMYGLLEPSEGKMRQVNLIGNPVQIRPESELFAFLQAMGIHQVNHIAQFETFEAYQQMAAAQWNLVTAPPGVKAAMDMKERLNIDFELAYTNYREEDILNTYERLMEKLADKENVRFDLEPYQRKARQAVMEAREAARNKPVFIDDTAVIFPFAAARAFIEAGFHVAGIFARTVGGAEKKHADWIHEHMPEIQIINPVGYDIPSKIGVFPEDGIAIGFEAAYVTRSRHVYGLVNNEGNFGFDGIIKLMQGIVHAVQVEEDLETLIKNYGLVI; this is encoded by the coding sequence ATGAAAACTGATTGCAGTACGCTTCATTATACATCGCCTGCCCACGGCGGGTGGGGGGTGGTCCGTCTGGCCATGCTGGTTCCGGAAAGTTACCAGCTGTTTGTTTGTCCCTTTGCCTGTGGGAGGCATGGGGCGCTTGGAGCTATCGGTCATGGCTTAAAAGACCGGCTCTCCTATTTATACATTGATGAAAGCGATATTGTATCGGGAGGATATGAGGATTTAATTCCAGAAGCTGTGGCAGAACTTCTGGAGACACTGGAGAAAAAACCGAAGGTTCTGATGATTTTTGTCAGCTGCCTGGATGACCTGCTGGGAACAGACCATGAGTCCATACTGGCTGTTTTGCGGGAACAGCATGAAGATGTTCGGTTTACTTTCTGCCATATGAACCCGATCACCCTGGATACGGACAATCCTCCTCCGGTCAATATCCGCCGGAAGATGTACGGTCTCTTGGAACCATCAGAAGGAAAGATGCGGCAGGTCAATCTCATTGGGAATCCGGTGCAGATCCGGCCGGAATCTGAATTGTTTGCATTTTTGCAGGCGATGGGAATCCATCAGGTCAATCATATTGCACAGTTTGAAACCTTTGAAGCATACCAGCAGATGGCGGCTGCCCAATGGAATCTGGTGACAGCCCCGCCGGGAGTGAAGGCGGCCATGGATATGAAAGAACGGCTGAATATTGACTTTGAGTTAGCTTATACTAACTACCGGGAGGAAGATATATTAAATACTTACGAACGGCTGATGGAAAAGCTGGCGGACAAAGAGAATGTCCGGTTTGATCTGGAGCCATACCAGAGGAAGGCAAGGCAGGCAGTCATGGAGGCAAGAGAGGCAGCCCGGAACAAACCGGTCTTTATCGATGATACGGCTGTGATTTTTCCTTTTGCGGCAGCCAGGGCATTCATTGAGGCAGGATTCCATGTGGCTGGAATTTTTGCCCGGACCGTTGGGGGAGCAGAAAAGAAACATGCGGATTGGATCCATGAACATATGCCGGAAATTCAGATTATAAATCCGGTCGGCTATGATATTCCTTCAAAGATCGGAGTATTTCCGGAGGATGGCATTGCCATTGGCTTTGAAGCCGCATATGTTACCCGTTCCCGCCATGTGTATGGTCTGGTAAACAATGAAGGGAACTTTGGATTTGACGGTATCATCAAGCTGATGCAGGGAATCGTCCATGCGGTCCAGGTGGAAGAAGATTTAGAAACGCTGATAAAAAATTATGGGTTGGTGATATGA
- a CDS encoding nucleotide-binding protein, producing MLKIAVYGKGGIGKSTTTSNLTAALSDMGYRVMQIGCDPKADSTQNLTLGKPVKTVLDAIKEKSDHVELSDIVFPGYNGVLCVEAGGPTPGIGCAGRGIITAFERLEALNAYEIYKPDIILYDVLGDVVCGGFAMPIRGGYAEHVFVVTSGEKMSLYAAANIVSAVGQFSKRGYARYSGIILNSRNIEKEQELVFEFAEESGGKIVRILPRDGIVQEAEHQKKTVVEAFPDSDMAGEYRTLAKSILEVCGHEN from the coding sequence ATGTTAAAGATTGCAGTATATGGGAAGGGAGGAATTGGCAAAAGTACAACTACCTCAAACCTGACAGCAGCCTTGTCTGACATGGGATATCGGGTGATGCAGATCGGCTGTGATCCAAAAGCAGATTCCACTCAGAATCTGACATTGGGAAAACCGGTAAAGACAGTTTTGGATGCAATTAAAGAAAAGTCGGATCATGTGGAGCTTTCAGATATTGTATTTCCTGGTTACAACGGGGTATTATGCGTAGAAGCCGGAGGACCGACTCCTGGAATTGGCTGCGCGGGGCGCGGCATTATTACCGCTTTTGAACGGTTGGAAGCATTAAATGCTTATGAGATCTACAAGCCGGATATCATACTTTATGATGTTCTTGGTGACGTGGTATGCGGAGGCTTTGCCATGCCCATTCGGGGCGGTTATGCGGAACATGTATTTGTTGTTACTTCGGGTGAGAAGATGTCCCTTTATGCTGCCGCTAATATAGTCAGTGCTGTTGGACAATTTTCAAAGCGGGGATATGCCCGGTATTCCGGTATCATTTTAAACTCAAGAAATATTGAAAAAGAACAGGAACTGGTATTTGAATTTGCAGAGGAAAGCGGCGGGAAGATCGTGCGGATTCTGCCTCGTGACGGAATTGTACAGGAGGCAGAGCATCAGAAGAAAACTGTTGTGGAAGCATTTCCGGACAGTGACATGGCAGGAGAATACCGTACATTAGCCAAATCGATTCTGGAGGTGTGCGGTCATGAAAACTGA
- a CDS encoding undecaprenyl diphosphate synthase family protein, giving the protein MRIPKHIGIIPDGNRRWALGKGMGKEAGYDNGISPGMVLYHLCRKLGINEMTFYGFTVDNTKRPSIQREAFSKACVKAVEELSKEDAELLVLGKTTSAMFPEELKPYTNRHQFGNGGMKINFLVNYSWEWDLGLHDGAIGPKLKTADVSRIDLVIRWGGRRRLSGFLPVQSVYSDMYVIDDYWPDFTPQHVYDAIEWYSRQDVTLGG; this is encoded by the coding sequence ATGAGAATTCCAAAGCACATCGGGATCATACCAGACGGCAACCGCCGCTGGGCCCTTGGAAAAGGAATGGGAAAAGAGGCAGGGTATGACAATGGGATATCCCCTGGAATGGTCCTTTACCATCTTTGCAGAAAACTAGGGATTAACGAAATGACCTTTTACGGCTTTACCGTGGACAACACAAAGCGTCCCTCAATCCAGAGGGAAGCCTTTTCAAAGGCATGCGTAAAAGCTGTGGAGGAATTGTCAAAGGAAGATGCCGAGCTTTTGGTTCTGGGAAAAACAACGTCAGCCATGTTTCCGGAGGAGCTGAAGCCATATACAAACAGGCACCAGTTCGGCAATGGAGGAATGAAGATCAACTTTCTGGTCAACTACAGCTGGGAGTGGGATCTGGGACTTCATGACGGAGCCATAGGCCCTAAATTAAAAACCGCCGATGTTTCCAGGATCGATCTGGTAATCCGGTGGGGAGGCCGCAGAAGGCTGTCCGGTTTCTTGCCGGTACAGTCTGTTTACTCAGATATGTATGTAATTGATGATTACTGGCCGGATTTTACGCCTCAACACGTATACGATGCGATTGAATGGTATTCCAGGCAGGATGTGACTCTGGGAGGGTGA